A section of the Humulus lupulus chromosome 2, drHumLupu1.1, whole genome shotgun sequence genome encodes:
- the LOC133814057 gene encoding uncharacterized protein LOC133814057, with the protein MPSVEKSAFAQNAAGMPQHQFPDSSTLEKRPNYVKFMKDILTKKRRLGEFEMVALTKECSSFLQNKLLPKMKDLGSFTILCTIGNSYCGMALCDLGASFNLMPMSIFKQLRIGEVRPTTVTLQLADRSLAHPDGKIEDVLVRVDKFIFPADFIALDYEADREVPIILGRPFLATKRTLIDV; encoded by the exons ATGCCTAGTGTAGAAAAATCTGCCTTTGCCCAGAATGCTGCAGGAATGCCACAACATCAGTTCCCAGACAGCTCAA CCTTAGAGAAAAGGCCTAACTATGTGAAGTTCATGAAAGACATCCTTACAAAGAAGAGAAGATTGGGGGAATTTGAGATGGTGGCTCTTACCAAGGAGTGTAGCTCATTCTTGCAAAACAAGCTGCTGCcgaagatgaaagatcttgggagTTTCACCATTCTATGCACCATTGGTAATTCTTATTGTGGCATGGCTTTATGCGATTTGGGTGCAAGCTTTAACTTGATGCCAATGTCTATTTTCAAGCAATTGAGGATTGGAGAAGTTAGGCCTACTACAGTTACTCTTCAACTAGCAGATAGATCTCTTGCTCATCCGGATGGGAAGATTGAAGATGTATTGGTAAGGGTAGACAAATTCATATTCCCTGCTGATTTTATTGCGTTAGATTATGAGGCAGATAGAGAGGTGCCCATTATCTTGGGGAGGCCATTTCTTGCGACAAAAAGAACTTTAATAGATGTGTAG
- the LOC133814058 gene encoding uncharacterized protein LOC133814058 has product MPTKDPHLHLQLFIEVSDSFKIPGVTEVSLRLKLFPYSLRDRARAWLNSLPSNSVTTWQELAERFLMKYFPPTKNAKLHNEITSFQQLDEEYLYEAWERFKELLRNCPHHGIPHCIQMETFYNGLNAHTRMVVDASGNGALLAKSYNEEYEILERISNKNYQWPTSRFSTGKKVADIHNVDAITSLASQVSSISNMLKTMNMGMNQSMGQPMGTQMGHMENISCVYCGEGHTFDNCPSNPTTVCCIRNQNRNGPYSNSYNPSWRQHPNFSWSNQGDGPSNSSMPPRSNFLPGYPPQAPQQQAMQSSSLENILKEYIVKNEAMIQSQAASLRNLENQVGQLANELRNRPHGTLPSDT; this is encoded by the coding sequence ATGCCAacaaaggatcctcaccttcatcttCAATTGTTCATTGAAGTGAGTGATTCATTCAAGATTCCTGGAGTGACAGAGGTTTCACTGAGACTAAAGTTGTTCCCATACTCCTTGAGAGACAGAGCTAGAGCTTGGTTGAACTCTTTGCCATCTAATTCTGTGACTACTTGGCAAGAGTTAGCTGAGCGGTTTTTGATGAAGTATTTTCCTCCCACTAAAAATGCCAAGCTCCACAATGAGATTACTTCATTCCAACAACTTGATGAAGAATATTTATATGAGGCATGGGAGCGGTTTAAGGAGTTGTTGCGCAATTGCCCTCACCATGGCATTCCTCATTGCATCCAGATGGAGACCTTCTATAACGGTCTCAACGCTCATACTAGGATGGTGGTTGATGCTTCAGGGAACGGGGCTCTTCTTGCTAAGTCCTATAATGAGGAATATGAAATCCTTGAGAGAATATCCAACAAAAACTATCAGTGGCCCACTTCTAGATTTTCTACAGGTAAAAAGGTGGCCGATATTCATAATGTAGATGCCATCACTTCTTTGGCATCCCAAGTGTCCTCTATTTCTAATATGCTCAAGACAATGAATATGGGGATGAATCAATCAATGGGGCAGCCTATGGGAACACAAATGGGTCACATGGAGAACATTTCTTGTGTGTATTGTGGCGAGGGTCATACTTTTGACAACTGTCCTTCTAATCCGACAACTGTATGTTGCATAAGGAACCAAAATAGGAATGGTCCTTATTCTAATTCATACAACCCATCATGGAGGCAACATCCCAACTTCTCGTGGAGTAATCAAGGGGATGGCCCTAGCAATTCTTCTATGCCTCCAAGATCAAATTTCCTGCCGGGTTATCCCCCACAAGCTCCACAACAACAAGCAATGCAATCTAGCTCTCTTGAGAACATATTGAAGGAATATATAGTGAAGAATGAAGCCATGATCCAAAGCCAAGCTGCATCATTGAGAAACTTAGAAAACCAAGTTGGGCAGCTAGCTAATGAGCTTAGAAATAGACCCCATGGTACATTACCAAGTGACACCTAG